The window TTCCATGTTGCCGTGATCGCTGGTCACGATGAGGGTGGCCTCGGGCGGCCGGCCGGCGAGCAACGCGCTCAGGAAACGATCCAGCACCTCGAGAACCGGCTCGGGGGGCAGGTGCCGGTGGCCCACGAGATCCGTGAGGAAGCTTTCGAAGAGCACGAGATCCGCCTCCCCGAGCAGGCTCAGCAGGCGGCGCGCCGCCTCCTCCGGCTCGACGGGCGGAAGCTCCGGGAACGGACGGCGATGGCGGCGCGCCCATTCCCCGGCGAAGGTATGGGTGATGTCCCAGAGCAGCGCCCGCCCTGCCATCAGGTCCTCGAAGGTCCGGAAAGGGAGGCCCGCCAGCCGGTTCATCCAGGTGGTCACGGAGGGCCGGAGCCGCCGCTGGGCGACCAGCTCCCAGTAGAGCTCGGAGTAGGCGTTGGCGAAGGTGGGGCGGAAACCGGCGGCGCGCGCCCGGACGAACAGGCTGTGCTCCTTCAGCATCGCGATGAGATCAGAAGAAGGGTAGCCGGTCCGGTGCCCGCCGATGCGGGCCGGGGCGTTCAGGCCGGTGAAGAGGGCGGTCTGCCCGGTGGCGCTCTGGGGGAGCCCCGGCACGCCCAGGGTGGCATCCAGCTCGCGGCACAGGAGGTCTCCGTCCTCCCCTGCGCAGCCGCGCACCAGCGCCCGGCCCAGCCGGGCGCGCAGCCGGGGCAGGCCCGGGTCGAAAAGGGGATTCCGACCGTCCGCCTCCCCCAGCCCCACGCCGTCCAGGAAAACCAGCACCACGGATCCCATCTTCGCCGACCCCGATCATCGGGGGTCCGGGGGAGGGTCCCCCGCCGCCCCGGCCCTTCCCCCGTTGCGCCTTACATCTTGTAGCCGATGCGGCGCAGGAACTCCTTGCGGTGGGCCACGTCGGCCTCCGTCTCGATCCCGCGGGTGGCCACCCCATCGATCACTCCCAGGATCCCGCGGCCCTGTTCGGTCTCGGCGACGATGACCTGCATGGGGTTGGCGGAGGCGGCGTAGATGTGACAGACCTCGGGGACCATCTTGATGGCGTTGAGGACGTTGATGGGGTAGTAGCCCTTGCCCAGCACCACGATGAAGAAGTGTCCGGCGCCGACAGCCAGGGCGTTCTTCTTGGCGATCTCCACCAGCTCCGGATCGGTCCCGCTGGCGCGGACGAGGGCCGGCCCGGAGGACTCGCAGAAAGCCAGGCCGAACCGGATCCCCGGGACGGTGTTGACCAGGGCCTCGTGGATGTCCTCCACGGTCTTGATGAAGTGGCTCTGGCCCAGGATGACGTTGAGCTCCTCCGGCTTCTCGATGGGCACCACCTTGAGCTCGAGCGCCATGGGGCACCTCCTGCGCGATGGGATGAGATCCTGAGTTTCCCGCCTTCAGGGCGCCGGGGCGGGCCTTTCCGGTCACCCCGCCGCGCGGTCGCGCGCGATCCGGATTCGGTGAAGGGGCACCTCCCGGGCCCCGAAGCGGAATTTATAGGGCTCGTCGCCCCGCAGGAAATCGAAGACCCGCTTGCCCTGCTCGATGGCCTGGCGGATCAGGTAGGCCAGCAGGACCACGCCCGGGCTCAGCGCGGCGTAACGAGGGTTGAGCCCGGCATTATACAGCCATATCCGATCCCGATCCTCGAAGTCCAGGTAAGTGGCGGCCTTCTCCCCCTCGATCTCCAGAAACGAGAGACGGGCCCAGCCCTCCCGTAGCCCCTGACGGATCACCCGGCGGAAGAACGCCCGCATCCGTTCGTGCAGGAAGGCGGCTTTCTCCGGGTTGCTCGCCGCCATCAGCTCCAGGAACGCCTCGATGGCGCCGTCCGCTTCCGGGCCGTCCTCCCGCAGGAGATACCAGCGAACGTTCCCCACGGCCTCCAGGCGGCGGATCTTGCGCCGCAGCTCATGGCGGTCCTTGCGATCCAGCATCTGCAGGTAGGCGTCCCAGGTCGGAGGCAACGGGAGCATCGGGCAGATGGTCAGCCGCTCGATGTGGACCGTCAGGCCATGGGCGGCAGCGGCTCCGGGCCACAGGGGGAAGAGGGTCGAATCCTCCCGAATGTTCCAGAGGAGGAGGGTGTCCCATCCGGGTGCCTCCGGCCGGGTCAACCAGGCCAGGAGAGCGTGGATCACCGTTTCCTCCCACCCGGGCTCCACCAGCGGGTCCAGGTAATCGGTGACCTCCTCGCCGAAGGTCTCCAGGATCCACCGGCCGTCCCGAGCGATCCGTCGCAGCGGGATCAGGCCTACCAGCCGGCCTTCCGCTTCGAACGTGACCAGGTATAGCTCCCCCTCCCCGAAGTGATCCCACCAGGTCCGCAGCCAGGTCGGGCGCATGAAAGGGGAAGCCCCGGGCGATCGCCCGAGCAGATCCTGCCACGGATGGGCCAGCTCCTCGAAGGCTGCGATGTCGTGGAAGATGCACATTTGCATGCGTTTCTCACTCCGCGTCCCGAAGGTCGACGAGGTCCCGGGCGAAGATGCTCCAGGGCTCCGTCCCCGTCAGGTGCGCCCGGACCAGGGCGTAGAAGCTGCGGGGGGGTCCGCCGGGCTCCTGCTCGCGGACGAAGTCCACCACCAGGTAGCCGAGGGCGAAGGCGGTCTCGAAGAGCTCCCGGGTGTGGAAGCGCCAGGCGCGGGCCAGGCCGGGATCCTGACGCTTGACTTCCTGGAATCGGTGAGGGATCTCCACCAGCCAGAAGGCGACGTCGGGGGTCTGGAAGGTCTCCGGGGGGATGGGGAGCCCGCGATCATCGAAGCGACACGGGTTGACCAGGACCGCGCCGGCTTGCTCGAAGA is drawn from Thermoflexus hugenholtzii and contains these coding sequences:
- a CDS encoding adenosine-specific kinase, which encodes MALELKVVPIEKPEELNVILGQSHFIKTVEDIHEALVNTVPGIRFGLAFCESSGPALVRASGTDPELVEIAKKNALAVGAGHFFIVVLGKGYYPINVLNAIKMVPEVCHIYAASANPMQVIVAETEQGRGILGVIDGVATRGIETEADVAHRKEFLRRIGYKM
- a CDS encoding GNAT family N-acetyltransferase yields the protein MQMCIFHDIAAFEELAHPWQDLLGRSPGASPFMRPTWLRTWWDHFGEGELYLVTFEAEGRLVGLIPLRRIARDGRWILETFGEEVTDYLDPLVEPGWEETVIHALLAWLTRPEAPGWDTLLLWNIREDSTLFPLWPGAAAAHGLTVHIERLTICPMLPLPPTWDAYLQMLDRKDRHELRRKIRRLEAVGNVRWYLLREDGPEADGAIEAFLELMAASNPEKAAFLHERMRAFFRRVIRQGLREGWARLSFLEIEGEKAATYLDFEDRDRIWLYNAGLNPRYAALSPGVVLLAYLIRQAIEQGKRVFDFLRGDEPYKFRFGAREVPLHRIRIARDRAAG